AATGAAAACATGCTGAAACTGATCGCGCCTGATTTTCTCGAGCGGGAAGTGTTCTGCTGTGGTCCTGATCCATATATGAAAGCGGTGCGAAAGCTGTTGGAATCGCTTGGCTATGATATGGATCGTTACCATGAAGAGTCTTTCGGCGCGACACCTGTTGAGGATGCCAAAGATGCAGAGCAACATGCAGATGAAGCAGATCAGCAGGAAGTAACAGGGGACGTTTACCAGGTCAGCTTCACTGACTCCGGTAACAGTGTCAGTGTAGTTGCAGGTACCAACCTTAATGAAGCGGCCAGTGAAGCCGGCGTTAATATTCCTAAAGCATGTGGCATGGGAATTTGCGGTGCCTGCCGGATTAAAGTTATCAGCGGTGATTATGAAATGGCGCATAACGGCGGCATTAATGAAGAAGAAGAAGCCGAAGGTTATGTTCTGTCCTGCTGCACCAGCATTCAGGGTGATATGACGATCGATTACTGATCACTAGCGGGTTTTTATTGATAAGGCAGCTGTGTCCGGTGAGTTTTTACGTTACTTTAAGTTAATCTTAACTGACCGGAACCAGCCCGTTATGCAATCCCGTCGCCTCGATTTACCTTCGTTAACAGCTATTCGCGCTTTTGAGGTTGCAGCAAGGCAACAGAGCTTTAAAGCTGCTGCTGATGAGCTGTGTGTGACGCCAGCAGCGATTAGCCGACAGATTAAACAACTGGAAGAACAGTTAACGACCGCTTTGTTTGAGCGCGGCCACCGACAGGTAAAACTGACGACTGAAGGTGAGCGGTTATTCAGGGCGACCAATAATGCGTTCGATGAAATAACCACTGTTGCCAGGGAAATACGTGGCCAGGTAGCTGATAGTTATCTTAATTTGCATGCGACCAGTTCTTTTTCCCGCCTCTGGATGGTCCCACGGCTTAGCCGGCTGCGTCAGAATTATCCTAATTTGCATCTACATCTGATCAGCGTGGAATCCACGCCGAACGAAGCAGATAAGTTTGATGCAGCGGTGACTCTGGGTTTGAATGAACTGGCCGGTTATCAGTCAGAGTTTCTTTTTGCTGAAGAAATATTCCCGGTATGTACACCTGAATTTTTAGCCCAGTATCCTCAGGCAGTAACATTGGAAGGCTTGCAGCAGTTGCCTTTGCTGGATCTGGATCCGGCATTCTGGCAGGCCCGCTGGTGGTCGCCGGTGAACTGGAATTTCTGGTTGAGCCACTGTGGCGTTAAGCAGCCGGAGGTTAAAGCACAAATGTATTTTAGTCACTTGCCTATGCTGATGGATACGGTACTGGAAGGCATTGGTGTTGGCCTTGGCTGGCGCCATCTGACTGAAGATTTATTGCGCAGTGGGCGCCTGATCCGGCCAATTAAAGAAAGCTATTTAGCGCCTGAGCGTAAACATTATTTTGTTTGCAGAAAAGAGTTGGCTGATACCCCTGGTATGCGATTGTTGCGTGATTGGCTGTTAGAAGAAACGGCAGTGCTTAGGGAAGTGGAACTTCCTGATTGAGCTAATACTAGTTAAAGCAACACTGCCGACAACTCAGCTCAAAAAGGTAAGGGCAGTTTAGCGGTGCGGCCGCCGTCGACAGTGAAGGTCTGACCGGTAACAAATCCTGAAGCTTCGCTGGCAAGGAAGACCACCATAGCTCCAATATCATTTGGTTCACCGGTACGTCCGACTGGGTGCATTGCATGCAGGTCCTGCCTGGCCTGAGTAGGATTGTTCTGAGCATTGATGTAATCATTGCTCAGGTCTGAGTTGATCCAGCCAGGGGCGATAGCATTACAGCGAATGCCATCTGTGCCTAAATCTACTGCCAGTGCGCGGCTGAAGCCATGAACCCCCGCTTTAGAAGCACAGTAAGCAGCATGAAGCGGATTAGCACCAATGCCTTCTATCGAGCCAATATTGATAATGCTACCACCACCTTTGGCACGCATCTGACTAAGTAGTGCCTTACAGAGAAATACCGGGGCGCGCATGTTAACTGTCATCATCCGGTCCCAGTCTTCTTCTTGCATGTCATCCAATGCCATTTCAAACATGAAGCCGGCATTATTTACCAGAATGTCTGCACCGCCTAAGGCCTCTGCAGCTGCGGCTATTTCATAGGGAGCCTGCTGCTCAAGTAAATCAGCTTTAATAAAACTAATCTGAGGGTGCTTTGCCAGTTCGTTATTCAGTGGCTGGCGCTGGGCAATTAATACCCGGGCGCCAGCGTTGAGCAGCTGTTGAGTGATGCCACGACCAATACCCCGGCCGCCGCCGGTGACGATTGCTAATTTGTTATCCAGATTTATCATGCCTGTCCCCCTTAGCCTGAAACCGGTTTGGCGCCGGTGACTTCAATGGTTTCGCCAGCAATGTAACGGGCTTCATTAGATGCCAGAAAGGCGATTACATCTGCGATATCTTCAGGCTCAGCGATACGGCCAATAGGCACTGTTTTATTGAGTTCTTCGACAGCTTTATCAGGATCAAGACCACGACGTTCGAAACCGGAGCGGATCATTGGCGTATTAATTTCGTGAGGGCAGACGGCATTAACCCGAATGCCAAGTGGTGCACAGTCACGGCCAAGGTTTTTAGTCAGTGCTGCAACGGCACCTTTACTGGTGCAATAAGCGACATGAGCGGGGCCCGGATAAGTCCCCCATACAGAGGAGGTGTTCACAATGGCACCGCCATTTTGCTTCATGTGCGGTACAGCGGCGCGACACAGGAAAAACACAGCATTGAGGTTTACATCCATAGCGGTAAACCACATCTCATCTGTGGTTTCTTCGACGGTGCCCCGGGGAATAATGCCTGCGTTGTTAAGTAAGATATCCAGGCCACCAAAGGTAGCTACTGTATGTTCAACAACCGCGTCGCAATATTCGCGTTCACGCAAATTGCCGGAGAAATAGCGAATATCTTCACAATCACGGCCGGTTACCTCTGCAACGTTTGCTGCGACATCAGCACAGGCTGAATCATGCAGGTCTGCAATCATCACTTTCGCGCCTTCGCTGGCAAAGAGTTTTACTAAAGTTTGGCCTACGCCACCGGCACCGCCGGTAATCAGCACGGTTTTATTTTCAAATCGCATTTTGTACTCGCTCACAGAAAAGGTGTTATTTGTGTGCAGTGTGCGATGAGAAGGCGGGCAGCGACAAACTACTTATCAGGTGTTTTGAGGTTACCTGAAGTTAATTGAATTCTGGTAAATAGAAGTGAGGTTTAGTGTTTTCAGGCAAATATTCAGTTGTTGAAAAATCATTAACAACCTGGATGTGTGTGAGTTTAAATCAAGTTGGAGTTTCTTGTTTTGGTCTAGCTTTATAGTCTGGGGGTGTTCATTAATCGTAACGCTGAGGAGGCAAGTATGAGCATTTCAATGGAAGTCATGGATGAAATCAGGGCTAGGGATGAGGCGTTCACTGAGGCTTATCATAAAGGTGATGCTGCCGGTTTAGCGGCGCTTTATACGAAGGACGGTGAGTTCTTGCCGCCGAATACCGATATCGTAAAGGGGCGGTCTGCAATTGAAAAGCAGTTCCAGACGTTTATGGATATGGGGGTGAAAGAGATCAAGTTGGAAACCACTGAACTGGATGGCTTTGGAAACACTGCTTTTGAGATTGGCACATATATTTTGGAAGATGCTGAAAATATGATGCTTGATCAGGGAAAGTTCATGGTTATCTGGAAGAAAGAATCAGGCCAGTGGAAACTTCACCGGGATATGATTAATTCAAATATGCCTGCACCGCATTAGATGACAGGTATCTCTAGTCAGGCAAGGTGGAAGGAAGGGCTGCCCGGATTACCGGGCAGTCAACACGACAGGCTTAACAGTCGTTTCTATTTCTCGCTTTAATTTATTACTCTTTTTTGTCGATTCTTATTTATCGACAGCCGCAAACCCCTGATGCAGTGCGTTTACAATCTTATCGACTTCTTCAGTACCGATAGTCAGCGGTGGTGACAGAATGATCTTGGTGCCAACAGGACGAACAATTACGCCTTCCTGCAGTGCGACAGCTGCAACTTGATTTGCAAAGCCGCTCATTGGATCGATTGGCTCACGGGTTTTCTTATCGCTGACCAGATCAAGCGCAACCATCAGACCCTTACCGCGAATCTCACCGACAGAAGGGAAGTCCAACAGTTTAGCCTGTAGTTTCTCAAGCAGGTCCGCGCCCTGACGGCCTGCATTTTCTGGCAGATTTTCGTCTTCAACGATTTTCAGTGATGCCAGTGCAGAAGCACAGGCAACTGGGTGGCCAGAGTAAGTGTAGCCGTGCATTACCGCACCGCTAAAGTTGTCGCACTTTTCAATGCCGTCAGCAACACGCTGGTTGATGACTGTTGCACCCAGAGGGATGTAACCGGAGTTGATACCTTTCGCGAAACACTGGATATCTGCCGCAACGCCCCAGCCACGTACACCGAACATGCTGCCGGAACGGCCAAAGCCGGTGACAACTTCATCTGCAATCAAGAGTACGCCGTACTTGTCACAAACTTCACGGATCAGTGGCCAGTAATTAGCAGGAGGCACGATCACACCGCCGGCACCCTGAATTGGTTCAGCAATGAAAGCTGCAACGGTATCCGGACCCTGGAAAACGATCTCTGCTTCCAGTTGCTTAGCTGCCAGTTCACCCAACTCCTGAGGGTCTTCAGTGTTCCATGGGTTTCGATATAACCATGGTGTATCAATGTGGATACAGCCTGGAAGAACAGGTTCATAGTTAGTACGGAATACAGTGTTACCGTTGACAGATGCCCCGCCAAAATGAACGCCGTGGTAACCCTGTTTCAAGGATATAAACTTGTAACGCTGTGCCTGACCAACGGCTTTCCAATACTGGCGGGCGAGTTTAAGCGCCGTTTCAACTGCGTCAGAACCGCCTGAGCTGTACATTACCCGTGCCATGCCTTCAGGTTCCAGCATGCCGATAATTTTATCAGACAGCTCGCTTACCCGTGGGTGGCTGATTCCATCGAAAATCTGGAAGTATTCCAGTTCATCTAACTGCGCCGTAATTGCGTCTTTAACTTCTTTACGGTTGTGGCCTACGTTTACGTTCCACAGACCGCCTACGCCATCGACCAGCCACTGGCCTTCCTGATTCTGAACGTAGTTGCCGTCACCCTTGGTAATAACAATGCCGTTACGTGAGCGTGGATCACCCGGGTGTACCATCGGATTCCAAAATGTCTGTGCTGGGCTGTTTGTACTCATTATTTTCTCCAGTAAGAAGTAAGCATCGGGAGAAAGCCGACCAACAAAAGGGGAAGATCTGTGGTCTGTTCTGCACGTAAAAACGGCAACTTTCTGTTGGGTTAAGTATCCCCCGGCTGGTTTATATGTATATCAACCAGATGGTTGATGCCGCCTTGGTGGAGCATCTATTAACATCGATTTAATTACTTAAAAAAGTACTGCATATAAGTACTTATATGAGCACCTATATAGCTACGCAGATAAGCGCCTGAAACCATTCTGAGAAATGATAAAGATAACCATGACCACTGAAACCGCACGGCTGCTGGAAGACTTGCAGCAACGTAATTTGATTGCCCAGAAATCCGGAGATGATGAGGGGTTCACTGCATATTTTTCACAACCGGGCCGGGTGGTTTATTGTGGTTTTGATCCGACTGCTGACAGTTTGCACGTTGGCCATTTGGTGCCGCTGTTGATGCTGAAACGTTTTCAGCTAGCGGGCCATAAACCGTTAGCGTTGATTGGCGGTGCAACAGGCATGATTGGTGACCCTAGTTTTAAAGCATCAGAGCGGAGCTTAAACAGCGCTGATGTAGTAACTGAGTGGGTAACTAAATTAGGCCAGCAGATCACCGGCATTCTTGATGTTGAGAATCCCGCCAGTGCTGCGCAAATAGTTAATAATGGTGACTGGATGGCGGGAATGGATGTGCTGACATTCCTGCGTGATGTCGGCAAGTTCTTTTCAGTGAACAGCATGATAGGTAAGGAGTCTGTGAAGCAGCGGATCAACCGTCCGGAGCAAGGCATCTCGTTTACCGAATTTTCTTACAGCTTGTTGCAATCGTATGATTTCGCAGAGCTGAACCGGCGTTACGACTGTTCACTGCAAATCGGTGGTAATGATCAGTGGGGTAACATTACAGCCGGCATTGATCTGACCAGGCGGATGAACAGACAGCAAGTGTTTGGTATGACTTTGCCGCTGATTACTAAATCTGACGGGACTAAGTTCGGTAAAACAGAATCCGGTGCGGTGTGGCTGGACCCGGCCAAGACTTCGCCTTACAGCTTTTATCAGTTTTGGCTCAACAGTACTGATGCGGATGTTTATGATTACCTGCGCTACTACACATTCCTCAGTGTTGTCGAGATTGCTGAAATAGAAACTGGTGACCAGCAACGTAATGGCAAACCACAGGGGCAAAGAATTCTGGCAGAGCAACTTACGTTACTGATTCATGGTGAGTCAGGGTTAGAACAGGCGCAACGTATTTCCCAGGCTATGTTCAGTGGAGATCCGCGAGCGCTGACACTGGATGAGTTGCAGCAGTTGAGTTTAGACGGCGCACCGAAGTTACAACAGGCGGCGGATAGTGATTTACAGGATGTACTGGTAAAGGCCGGTTTAGCCGGGTCACGCAGAATAGCCCGAGAACTGATGACAGCAGGTGCTGTACTGGTAAATGGTTTGGTTGTTGAGGATACCGATATGCAGCTGAGTCAGGCGCAAGCGCTATATGGCTGCTATGTGCTAATACGTAAGGGTAAGAAGCATTTCTGCCTGATAGAAATTAACTGACAATATTAAGATTAGAACTGCCAGGCTGTTATAGCTGGCAGTTTTGGCTGTACACAAGATTTGCTACTTCCGCTTTGCTGTTCACTGCCATCTTGCTAAAAATGTGTTGCAAGTGAGTCTTAATAGTTGCCAGGCTGCAACACAGATTCTGCGCAATCGACTTATTCGGTAATCCCTGCGTCACTAGCTGAACGACTACACGTTCTTTCGCTGTCAGTTGGTATTCATCACAGAAGTCATCAAAACTGGTCTGCGTGGGTGTAGACAGATTTTGCTCCAGAGAATATTCGATAAAGCGGTGCAGGTGATTGATCTTTTTAAGATCATCACTGAGTATTTCTGGTTGATCTTTTGAGGTAAACAGAGCGGCACCTGCAATCAGTTTGCCGTCTACATGAAAGAATAATTCGACTATGTCCTGAATCCCCCAGGGGGTAACAAAATCACGGTAATAAGGGTGATTATTGCGCCGGTACGGCAGCACCAGATCATTCATCTTTACTACGTCGGCACGGCTTTCCTTGAAGTTCGCTGGATATAGCGGGTCTGATTTATAAAAATCTGACAGGTATTCCCGATGCATCAGTGGCTGCATCTTATGGTTTTTGTAGCACATAGGCTTAGCGCGATCATCTAACAGATAAGTGACCGCGTGATTAACATCTACGACACCGGTTAGCAGTGTCAGACATTCATCCTGAAACTTATATAAACCTGAAAGACGTTGTTGATTGATCTGGCCCATAGCAGTTACCTCAAAGCACAAGCTGTACGTATTACTATGGACTGAGAGTAGCTGAAATGAAATAAAAAGTTAACATGTTAATTATATTTTTCTTATGCTCAATCATAACATTATTTGTGTCAGTCGAGCCAAGCAAAGAGGTTGAATTGGAGAATAGGCCTGAGTTTAACAAAGCAGTGATCATGGTGAGTTACTGAGAATATGACGCTATGTCACTCTAATTTGTAGGGAAATATGCATTTTCATTAAGATGTTTTGCAGCGGCTCAGAACATTTTATCTGGCTGTTTGCACAATTATTAAAGCCTGACATATAAAAAAAATCGATCAATCTATCAGTTTTATCTATATTTAACTCCCTCTTTAGTCTTACGTGTTAAGGCTGGTTTTTGTAAATTTTTCTGTCTGACATTCTGCATGCAACTTTGGTCGCATTTAAATCTGAGTAATCCTTCATGTGCTACGCATCAGACGTGGTGCAGCTTTGATCAAAAAATACCCGATTCAGCAATTACTGACTGCCAGGGCAGGTTGTGAAAAAAATGTAAAAAAAACAGATCGATAATGGCTTTTTTAGGTTAAAAAATGAACTGGTCAATTTTTGACAGGTGACTGAACGCTATCTTAGGCTCTGGCCTTCCATAACGTTCTGGAGACAATAAAAAAAATGTCCAGTGATACCCGTAACGTGGCTGAAAACAATTTAATCTTTGGCGAATTATTCAAAAAACACTTTGGTGCGACGGATCAGGGCTTCGGTCCGGAGTTTGCTAACTCATTAACCTCGCTGCAATCCTGGGGAGGTTCTGGTTGGGCACAGGGCTTTAATAAGCCGGAAGGTCTGATCTGGGCATCGT
The DNA window shown above is from Aliamphritea ceti and carries:
- a CDS encoding LysR substrate-binding domain-containing protein, with the translated sequence MQSRRLDLPSLTAIRAFEVAARQQSFKAAADELCVTPAAISRQIKQLEEQLTTALFERGHRQVKLTTEGERLFRATNNAFDEITTVAREIRGQVADSYLNLHATSSFSRLWMVPRLSRLRQNYPNLHLHLISVESTPNEADKFDAAVTLGLNELAGYQSEFLFAEEIFPVCTPEFLAQYPQAVTLEGLQQLPLLDLDPAFWQARWWSPVNWNFWLSHCGVKQPEVKAQMYFSHLPMLMDTVLEGIGVGLGWRHLTEDLLRSGRLIRPIKESYLAPERKHYFVCRKELADTPGMRLLRDWLLEETAVLREVELPD
- the tyrS gene encoding tyrosine--tRNA ligase, producing the protein MTTETARLLEDLQQRNLIAQKSGDDEGFTAYFSQPGRVVYCGFDPTADSLHVGHLVPLLMLKRFQLAGHKPLALIGGATGMIGDPSFKASERSLNSADVVTEWVTKLGQQITGILDVENPASAAQIVNNGDWMAGMDVLTFLRDVGKFFSVNSMIGKESVKQRINRPEQGISFTEFSYSLLQSYDFAELNRRYDCSLQIGGNDQWGNITAGIDLTRRMNRQQVFGMTLPLITKSDGTKFGKTESGAVWLDPAKTSPYSFYQFWLNSTDADVYDYLRYYTFLSVVEIAEIETGDQQRNGKPQGQRILAEQLTLLIHGESGLEQAQRISQAMFSGDPRALTLDELQQLSLDGAPKLQQAADSDLQDVLVKAGLAGSRRIARELMTAGAVLVNGLVVEDTDMQLSQAQALYGCYVLIRKGKKHFCLIEIN
- a CDS encoding SDR family NAD(P)-dependent oxidoreductase, which gives rise to MINLDNKLAIVTGGGRGIGRGITQQLLNAGARVLIAQRQPLNNELAKHPQISFIKADLLEQQAPYEIAAAAEALGGADILVNNAGFMFEMALDDMQEEDWDRMMTVNMRAPVFLCKALLSQMRAKGGGSIINIGSIEGIGANPLHAAYCASKAGVHGFSRALAVDLGTDGIRCNAIAPGWINSDLSNDYINAQNNPTQARQDLHAMHPVGRTGEPNDIGAMVVFLASEASGFVTGQTFTVDGGRTAKLPLPF
- a CDS encoding SDR family NAD(P)-dependent oxidoreductase produces the protein MRFENKTVLITGGAGGVGQTLVKLFASEGAKVMIADLHDSACADVAANVAEVTGRDCEDIRYFSGNLREREYCDAVVEHTVATFGGLDILLNNAGIIPRGTVEETTDEMWFTAMDVNLNAVFFLCRAAVPHMKQNGGAIVNTSSVWGTYPGPAHVAYCTSKGAVAALTKNLGRDCAPLGIRVNAVCPHEINTPMIRSGFERRGLDPDKAVEELNKTVPIGRIAEPEDIADVIAFLASNEARYIAGETIEVTGAKPVSG
- a CDS encoding aspartate aminotransferase family protein translates to MSTNSPAQTFWNPMVHPGDPRSRNGIVITKGDGNYVQNQEGQWLVDGVGGLWNVNVGHNRKEVKDAITAQLDELEYFQIFDGISHPRVSELSDKIIGMLEPEGMARVMYSSGGSDAVETALKLARQYWKAVGQAQRYKFISLKQGYHGVHFGGASVNGNTVFRTNYEPVLPGCIHIDTPWLYRNPWNTEDPQELGELAAKQLEAEIVFQGPDTVAAFIAEPIQGAGGVIVPPANYWPLIREVCDKYGVLLIADEVVTGFGRSGSMFGVRGWGVAADIQCFAKGINSGYIPLGATVINQRVADGIEKCDNFSGAVMHGYTYSGHPVACASALASLKIVEDENLPENAGRQGADLLEKLQAKLLDFPSVGEIRGKGLMVALDLVSDKKTREPIDPMSGFANQVAAVALQEGVIVRPVGTKIILSPPLTIGTEEVDKIVNALHQGFAAVDK
- a CDS encoding helix-turn-helix transcriptional regulator, encoding MGQINQQRLSGLYKFQDECLTLLTGVVDVNHAVTYLLDDRAKPMCYKNHKMQPLMHREYLSDFYKSDPLYPANFKESRADVVKMNDLVLPYRRNNHPYYRDFVTPWGIQDIVELFFHVDGKLIAGAALFTSKDQPEILSDDLKKINHLHRFIEYSLEQNLSTPTQTSFDDFCDEYQLTAKERVVVQLVTQGLPNKSIAQNLCCSLATIKTHLQHIFSKMAVNSKAEVANLVYSQNCQL
- a CDS encoding YybH family protein; protein product: MSISMEVMDEIRARDEAFTEAYHKGDAAGLAALYTKDGEFLPPNTDIVKGRSAIEKQFQTFMDMGVKEIKLETTELDGFGNTAFEIGTYILEDAENMMLDQGKFMVIWKKESGQWKLHRDMINSNMPAPH